Below is a window of Synechococcus sp. MW101C3 DNA.
CTACCTGGTGGTGCTCGACACCGCCGAAGCCCAGATGGTCTGCGACTACATCCTCGGCCGCGGCGATCGCGAGGCCTTCATGGAACGGTTCGCCAAGGCCTGCTCGCCTGGCTTCGACCCCGACCGCGACCTCGATCGGGTGGGGGTGGCCAACCAGACCACCATGCTCAAGAGCGAAACCGAGGACATCGGACGCATGTTTGAGCGCACGATGCTGGCCCGCTACGGCCCCACCGCCCTCAACGATCACTTCCTGGCCTTCAACACGATCTGCGACGCCACCCAGGAGCGGCAGGACGCCATGTTCTCGCTGGTGGACGAACCACTGGATCTGCTGGTGGTGATCGGCGGCTACAACTCCTCGAACACCACCCACCTGCAGGAGATCGCCATCAGCCGCGGCATCCGCTCCTTCCACATCGACACGCCCGAGCGGATCGGCCCCGGCAATCAGATTGAGCACAAGCCCCTGGGCGGCGAACTGGAGAGCGTGTCCCCCTTCCTGCCGGAGGGGCCGCTGAAAGTGGGAATCACCTCCGGAGCCTCCACCCCCGACCGGGTGGTGGAGGATGTGATCCGTCACCTGATGGAGCTGTGCGAGCCCTGAGCACCCTTGACGGCCTCCCTGCCGCCTTGCACCGTGCCACCCGCACCCGTGCCAGCGGCGTCAGCGCCAGGAACGGCAGCACC
It encodes the following:
- a CDS encoding 4-hydroxy-3-methylbut-2-enyl diphosphate reductase; amino-acid sequence: MDTRAFKRSLHHSERYNRRGFGRAEEVAGSLEQAYQSALIATIREQGYELRHGRLTIKLAEAFGFCWGVERAVAMAYETRRHYPSERIWITNEIIHNPSVNDHLRQMNVQFIQVEEGVKDFSEVGTGDVVILPAFGATVQEMQLLNERGCHIVDTTCPWVSKVWNTVEKHKKQAFTSIIHGKVKHEETLATSSFAGTYLVVLDTAEAQMVCDYILGRGDREAFMERFAKACSPGFDPDRDLDRVGVANQTTMLKSETEDIGRMFERTMLARYGPTALNDHFLAFNTICDATQERQDAMFSLVDEPLDLLVVIGGYNSSNTTHLQEIAISRGIRSFHIDTPERIGPGNQIEHKPLGGELESVSPFLPEGPLKVGITSGASTPDRVVEDVIRHLMELCEP